In Halorhabdus rudnickae, the following proteins share a genomic window:
- a CDS encoding DUF1028 domain-containing protein translates to MTFSICVRERYLDEHGDEQTRFGVAVTTRLAGVGTLCPFASENGAVATQSVVNVELGRKGIAYLDDGLAVEDALEALLNADEERSQRQLHGVDADGEFAFSGEDCKPWYGDIVGENYTVAGNLLTGESVIEATAQTYEDSAPSLDPADDVDRPLAERLIDALAAGHSEGGDKREELPVHSAALLVRSTEDPAMDPYYNDLRVDATEAPIVDLQATFEQAERSFEMALERYEEVYEDDSTTGE, encoded by the coding sequence ATGACGTTCAGCATCTGCGTCCGTGAACGCTACCTGGACGAACACGGCGACGAGCAGACGCGCTTCGGCGTGGCGGTGACGACCCGACTTGCCGGCGTCGGCACGCTGTGCCCGTTCGCCAGCGAGAACGGCGCCGTCGCTACCCAGAGCGTCGTCAACGTCGAACTCGGACGGAAAGGGATCGCCTATCTCGACGACGGGCTCGCCGTCGAGGACGCCCTGGAGGCACTCCTGAACGCCGACGAGGAGCGCTCCCAGCGACAACTACACGGCGTCGACGCGGACGGGGAGTTCGCCTTCTCCGGCGAGGACTGCAAGCCCTGGTACGGGGACATCGTCGGGGAGAACTACACCGTCGCCGGGAACCTGCTCACCGGGGAGTCGGTGATCGAGGCCACGGCCCAGACCTACGAGGACAGTGCGCCGTCGCTCGACCCCGCCGACGACGTCGACCGACCGCTGGCCGAACGGTTGATCGACGCGCTGGCGGCCGGGCACAGTGAAGGCGGCGACAAACGCGAGGAGCTGCCTGTACACAGTGCAGCGCTGCTCGTCCGGTCGACCGAGGATCCCGCGATGGATCCCTACTACAACGATCTCCGTGTGGATGCGACTGAGGCGCCGATTGTGGATCTCCAGGCGACCTTCGAGCAAGCCGAGCGGAGTTTCGAAATGGCGCTGGAACGCTACGAGGAGGTGTACGAGGACGACAGCACCACTGGCGAGTGA
- a CDS encoding inositol monophosphatase family protein encodes MDFDAELAVARRAARAAGELIDSEAGTEFRAATATDEKSAVNDIVTAVDRECQERIVTAISEQFPDDRIVGEETGTADRQDAGREWIVDPIDGTANFATGFPYFCVSIAFRVDGKSHVGVVHSPEAALGRTWYAVAGEGAYCATDDGEGEPIGVSEYGDLAGALVHCRVSERDGARRARDLAVATTLLERGVKLRRTASTALNLCQVASGTADGYVVLSSNEWDYAAGELLVTEAGGTVRRRSAPAMDDEVVATNGHLQGTLERLVDTATGRRT; translated from the coding sequence ATGGACTTCGACGCGGAACTCGCCGTGGCCCGGCGTGCGGCGAGAGCGGCAGGTGAACTGATCGACAGTGAGGCCGGCACGGAGTTCCGTGCCGCAACGGCGACCGACGAGAAGAGCGCCGTCAACGATATCGTTACGGCGGTCGACCGGGAGTGTCAAGAGCGGATCGTGACGGCGATCTCCGAACAGTTCCCCGACGACCGGATCGTCGGCGAGGAGACGGGGACGGCCGACCGGCAGGACGCCGGCCGGGAGTGGATCGTCGATCCGATCGACGGAACGGCCAACTTCGCCACCGGCTTCCCGTACTTCTGTGTCTCGATCGCGTTCCGGGTCGACGGGAAAAGTCACGTCGGAGTCGTCCACTCGCCCGAGGCTGCCCTGGGTCGCACCTGGTACGCCGTGGCAGGCGAGGGGGCGTACTGTGCCACGGACGACGGCGAGGGGGAGCCGATCGGGGTGAGCGAGTACGGCGACCTCGCCGGCGCGCTGGTCCACTGCCGCGTGAGCGAACGCGACGGGGCCCGGCGAGCCCGGGATCTCGCGGTCGCGACGACGCTGCTCGAGCGGGGCGTGAAACTGCGTCGAACCGCGAGCACAGCCCTGAACCTCTGTCAGGTCGCCAGCGGTACCGCCGACGGGTACGTCGTGCTCTCGAGCAACGAGTGGGACTACGCGGCCGGCGAGTTGCTCGTCACGGAGGCCGGCGGGACGGTGCGACGGCGGTCGGCCCCAGCGATGGACGACGAAGTCGTCGCCACGAACGGACACCTGCAGGGGACACTGGAGCGACTGGTCGATACCGCGACCGGGCGGAGAACGTGA
- a CDS encoding DUF5784 family protein, whose product MAKPLRFRRSTERWTAGRVRSDLHAALDANLGASMSSPWYRQPEGYDARRFEMDNGDVALFAWNDDGGFWIGNTETPRALWGTEKYTFREVPTPVAQWAEQELLAQLHEEAPWLAKYPAISRFFLPVLLSKDGRHTSREFFREYAAGFPDASREAGLSFYEEFLATEPFEERHVMAAKLGTAEHLDLTRMSATMSEFTVAKLLVDAGYEVTPEIEVTTGHAIDFRADRDGTGNLVEVTRPMAPRDRSAGSAVRSIRETVETKTTGQLEAHGGGVTLFVDCSSFDDGEWGRLLSERPSVGHRPAVVFRVQPGNSTQAYTNGTVPVDLPGYVDVR is encoded by the coding sequence GTGGCGAAACCACTCCGGTTCCGGCGCTCGACGGAACGCTGGACCGCCGGTCGCGTTCGTTCGGACCTCCACGCCGCACTCGACGCGAACCTCGGTGCGTCGATGTCCAGTCCGTGGTATCGCCAGCCGGAGGGGTACGACGCTCGGCGCTTCGAGATGGACAACGGGGACGTCGCGCTGTTCGCCTGGAACGACGACGGCGGATTCTGGATCGGGAACACAGAGACACCGCGGGCGCTCTGGGGGACCGAGAAGTACACGTTCAGGGAGGTGCCGACGCCGGTCGCCCAGTGGGCCGAGCAGGAACTGCTTGCCCAGTTGCACGAGGAGGCACCCTGGCTGGCCAAGTACCCTGCCATCTCGCGGTTCTTTCTCCCGGTGTTGCTCTCGAAGGACGGGAGACACACTTCCAGGGAGTTCTTCCGAGAGTATGCGGCCGGGTTCCCGGACGCGTCCAGGGAAGCGGGCCTGTCCTTCTACGAGGAGTTTCTGGCGACTGAACCGTTCGAGGAACGCCACGTCATGGCGGCGAAACTGGGGACGGCCGAACATCTCGATCTGACGCGGATGAGTGCGACGATGAGTGAGTTTACCGTGGCGAAGCTACTGGTCGACGCCGGGTACGAGGTAACCCCCGAGATCGAGGTCACGACGGGCCACGCTATCGACTTCCGGGCCGACCGGGACGGGACCGGCAACCTAGTGGAGGTAACCCGGCCGATGGCACCCAGAGACCGGAGTGCGGGGTCGGCCGTTCGGTCGATCCGCGAAACCGTCGAGACCAAGACGACCGGGCAACTCGAAGCTCACGGCGGTGGCGTGACACTGTTCGTCGACTGTTCCTCGTTCGACGACGGCGAGTGGGGGCGACTGCTCTCCGAGCGCCCCTCGGTCGGCCACCGACCGGCGGTGGTTTTCAGAGTGCAGCCAGGCAATTCGACACAGGCATACACGAACGGCACAGTCCCAGTCGATCTGCCGGGATACGTGGACGTGCGGTGA
- a CDS encoding uracil-DNA glycosylase family protein: MTYVADVESNPFGYRPDCERFVPGFGDVEADFHVIGNHPGVHGGTTSGTPFTETPSAEVLQGALLRGDLLRKAGTPPTVASTYLSYLHLCVPDSAPTEADYTRYESFAEAEVRAIAAHVLLPVGERATRWVFENMTTRSTTDIDMEKLHATEVIGSGWLVMPIADPDTWSEDESRKLSDALTELQEQDYRREADLGRLVGGDEPYYVR; this comes from the coding sequence GTGACCTACGTCGCAGATGTCGAATCCAACCCGTTCGGGTACCGACCGGATTGTGAACGGTTCGTGCCAGGCTTCGGCGACGTCGAGGCTGACTTCCACGTGATCGGGAACCATCCAGGCGTCCACGGCGGCACCACGTCGGGAACCCCGTTCACAGAGACACCGAGTGCCGAGGTACTCCAGGGAGCACTGCTCCGGGGAGACCTACTCCGGAAGGCGGGGACCCCGCCGACGGTCGCCTCGACGTACCTCTCGTATCTGCACCTCTGTGTCCCGGACAGTGCGCCGACAGAAGCCGATTACACCCGCTATGAGTCCTTCGCTGAGGCGGAGGTGCGGGCGATTGCAGCGCATGTGCTGTTGCCTGTGGGCGAGCGAGCGACCCGGTGGGTATTCGAGAACATGACCACCAGGTCGACGACGGATATTGACATGGAGAAACTGCACGCGACGGAGGTGATCGGCAGCGGGTGGCTGGTAATGCCGATCGCCGATCCGGACACGTGGAGCGAGGATGAAAGCCGGAAGCTCAGTGACGCGCTGACGGAACTGCAAGAACAGGATTATCGCCGCGAGGCGGATCTCGGACGCCTCGTCGGTGGCGACGAACCCTATTACGTGCGGTAG
- a CDS encoding sodium-dependent transporter: MSTGEGVRESWSTRIGFILAAVGSAVGLGNIWRFPFQVGQEGGAAFLVMYLAFVLLIGFPAMLVEFVVGRKTGLNTVGAIREFAGGAWKYLGGLFVFIGFVILSYYSVVGGWVMRYIVGSVTGGYVGPPAADGTPQAAQYFGKIAVGWDALLFHALFMLVVIAIVALGVQRGIELGVKVMVPGIIAIFAVLAIYTFTLSGAAEAYSYYLTPDLGYLLANWQSIVPAAAGQGFFTLSLGMGVMITYASYLSEDENLAVDGGSIVVFNTGISILTGLIVFPILFSADVDPGSPGAGAIFVSVAEALGSIPFGAVVGVLFFGTVAIAALSSAISLIEVVVSYAIDELGVTRMTATAVVGGAIFFLGAPVTYDTVMVDLYDILAAKILLLSGGILLLVLVTWIHADEALEELSKGVGRLGSNGQVWLWIVRVPVLIVLIVSLVLGVLEYMEFLTGPFADFLNSL; this comes from the coding sequence ATGAGCACTGGTGAAGGCGTTCGTGAATCGTGGTCGACACGAATCGGATTCATCCTCGCGGCGGTCGGCAGTGCCGTCGGACTAGGTAACATCTGGCGGTTCCCCTTCCAGGTGGGTCAGGAGGGTGGCGCAGCGTTCCTCGTGATGTACCTGGCGTTCGTGTTGCTGATCGGGTTTCCGGCGATGCTCGTCGAGTTCGTCGTCGGGCGCAAGACGGGGCTGAACACGGTCGGAGCGATCCGGGAGTTCGCCGGGGGTGCCTGGAAGTACCTCGGGGGACTGTTCGTGTTCATCGGCTTCGTGATCCTGTCGTACTACAGCGTTGTCGGCGGGTGGGTAATGCGGTACATTGTCGGGAGTGTCACTGGCGGGTACGTCGGCCCCCCCGCGGCCGACGGAACGCCACAGGCCGCCCAGTACTTCGGTAAGATCGCGGTCGGATGGGACGCGCTACTCTTCCACGCGCTGTTCATGCTGGTCGTGATCGCCATCGTCGCACTGGGCGTCCAACGCGGCATCGAACTGGGTGTGAAAGTCATGGTCCCAGGGATCATCGCGATTTTCGCCGTACTCGCGATATACACGTTTACACTCTCTGGTGCGGCCGAAGCCTACAGCTACTACCTCACCCCGGATCTGGGGTACCTACTGGCTAACTGGCAAAGTATCGTTCCCGCCGCGGCGGGACAGGGCTTTTTCACACTCTCACTCGGGATGGGCGTGATGATTACCTACGCGTCGTACCTCTCGGAGGACGAGAACCTGGCGGTCGACGGGGGAAGCATCGTCGTGTTCAACACCGGGATCTCGATTCTGACGGGGCTAATCGTGTTCCCAATCCTGTTCTCGGCCGACGTTGATCCGGGTTCTCCCGGCGCGGGCGCAATCTTCGTCAGCGTTGCCGAGGCGCTCGGTAGTATTCCATTCGGAGCGGTCGTCGGTGTTCTGTTCTTCGGGACGGTCGCGATCGCCGCGCTCTCCTCGGCGATCAGCCTGATCGAGGTCGTCGTCTCCTACGCCATCGACGAACTCGGTGTCACTCGAATGACTGCGACGGCTGTCGTGGGTGGTGCGATCTTCTTCCTCGGGGCTCCGGTCACCTACGACACCGTCATGGTCGACCTCTATGACATCCTGGCAGCGAAAATCCTGCTCCTCAGCGGTGGTATTCTGTTGCTCGTTCTCGTCACGTGGATCCACGCCGATGAAGCCCTCGAGGAACTCAGCAAAGGTGTCGGTAGACTCGGATCCAACGGACAGGTCTGGTTGTGGATTGTGCGGGTGCCAGTCTTGATTGTCTTGATCGTCTCGCTTGTCCTCGGCGTTCTCGAATATATGGAATTCTTGACCGGCCCCTTCGCTGACTTCCTCAACTCCCTCTAA
- a CDS encoding SDR family oxidoreductase produces MSVSFDFEGQTVLVTGAGGALGSETVEAFHAAGATVHAADVIAPSDDAYRLDPGSDGIETHVADFTDPEAVRMTVADVIEADGRLDAVASIAGTWRGGDPIEETDPSTVSLLFDVNVYTAFLAAKYSLPHLQESEGSIVAVASQSSLSGGAGDGPYRASKAAVRLLTESIAAENAGVVRANAIHPDVIDTPANREMMPDADFAEWAAPADIADVIRFLCTDAAGPITGGSIPIGGES; encoded by the coding sequence ATGTCTGTCAGTTTCGATTTCGAGGGGCAAACGGTGCTCGTCACCGGGGCCGGCGGCGCACTCGGTAGCGAGACAGTCGAGGCGTTTCACGCGGCCGGGGCGACTGTCCACGCCGCCGACGTGATCGCGCCCAGCGACGACGCGTACCGCCTCGATCCAGGCTCGGACGGGATCGAGACCCACGTGGCTGACTTCACCGACCCGGAAGCTGTTCGGATGACCGTCGCCGACGTGATCGAGGCCGACGGCCGTCTCGATGCCGTAGCGTCGATTGCGGGAACCTGGCGGGGCGGCGATCCTATCGAGGAAACCGATCCGAGTACGGTCTCTCTCCTGTTCGACGTGAACGTGTACACGGCGTTCCTCGCCGCGAAGTACTCCCTCCCGCACCTCCAGGAGTCGGAAGGCTCGATCGTGGCCGTCGCCTCCCAGTCGTCGCTTTCCGGTGGTGCGGGCGACGGTCCCTACCGGGCTAGCAAAGCTGCCGTGCGATTGCTCACCGAATCCATCGCCGCCGAAAACGCGGGTGTCGTCCGGGCGAACGCGATCCATCCGGACGTGATCGATACGCCGGCCAACCGCGAGATGATGCCCGATGCTGACTTCGCGGAGTGGGCCGCTCCCGCCGACATCGCCGACGTTATCCGGTTTCTCTGTACTGACGCCGCTGGGCCGATCACCGGCGGGTCGATCCCGATCGGCGGCGAGTCCTGA
- a CDS encoding ABC transporter ATP-binding protein — MIEVRDLRKEYGDFAAVEGSTFSVDQGEVFGIIGPNGAGKTTTLKMLAGLVEPTSGDVQIAGLETDDTAMRRRLGFLPEESPLYEEMTPISYLSFFADLYDVPENQATRRMHDTLDRLDLEHRERPLGDMSKGMKRKVAIARSLINDPDVLIYDEPASGLDPLTTNFIIDFTTELAAEGKTIVFSAHNLYHVESICDRVAIMNEGTIVAKGPLDALQDEHGETTYHVYTTVEVPDSVRENGRFKRSVTSMAAVEETRTVAAEKGGEVVDIRTEESSLEEVFLNVAEPGSGEEQTVDAESASSGA, encoded by the coding sequence ATGATCGAGGTCCGGGATCTGCGCAAAGAGTACGGCGACTTCGCGGCCGTCGAGGGCAGTACTTTCTCGGTGGACCAGGGCGAAGTGTTCGGGATCATTGGCCCCAATGGGGCCGGGAAGACGACCACCCTGAAGATGCTTGCTGGGCTGGTCGAACCGACATCTGGCGACGTACAGATCGCCGGCCTCGAAACCGACGACACGGCGATGCGTCGTCGGCTCGGGTTCCTTCCCGAGGAGTCACCTCTCTACGAGGAGATGACGCCGATTTCGTATCTTTCCTTCTTTGCAGACCTCTATGACGTCCCGGAAAACCAAGCGACCAGGCGAATGCACGACACGCTCGATCGACTCGACCTCGAACACCGCGAGCGGCCCCTGGGCGACATGTCGAAGGGGATGAAACGGAAAGTGGCTATCGCGCGGTCGTTGATCAACGATCCGGACGTGTTGATCTACGACGAACCGGCCAGCGGGCTGGACCCGCTGACGACGAACTTCATCATCGACTTTACGACCGAACTCGCCGCGGAGGGCAAGACGATCGTCTTCAGCGCCCACAACCTCTATCACGTCGAGTCGATCTGCGATCGCGTTGCCATCATGAACGAAGGGACGATCGTGGCGAAAGGTCCTCTCGACGCGCTGCAAGACGAACACGGCGAGACGACCTATCACGTCTACACGACTGTCGAGGTGCCCGACAGCGTCCGGGAGAACGGCCGGTTCAAACGCAGCGTCACCTCGATGGCCGCCGTCGAAGAGACCCGGACAGTCGCCGCCGAGAAGGGGGGAGAGGTCGTCGACATCCGCACGGAGGAGTCGAGTCTCGAGGAGGTGTTCCTCAACGTGGCCGAACCGGGCAGCGGTGAGGAGCAGACGGTCGATGCAGAGAGTGCCAGTTCGGGGGCCTAA
- a CDS encoding PrsW family glutamic-type intramembrane protease: MRARKVLRIARWEVTKNAGGIDRRTVAIAAAAIVLVGALAPLIASQGIALDQGIYRVGVDEASPYHDVVTNESTFAVRPPDPDGVEDGRLDLQIDGERIVETADSSKGRAARSELRSATQRYNDEVMGRQDNRTAAFPVSVSLRYVDRSVSTGPTGGADGTGSGSEDGTDGDTGSSGSGRSSGETGSSDSGSSVSEGEGGGSLGGLGGLFGGLGGGGTTGSPSDISPPFPFGSLVLAFVFVLPLNFVIQAYGSTILSERINRRGELMLVSPVSRGDIIAGKTLPYFLGAMAFEVLITLGLLAVGPSAATGWISLLAVIPLVLLFLGATFTGAMFARSFKELTFVTVTITVALTSYAFVPAIFTDVTPIALISPLTLVVRDLQGQAISLVEFTFSTLPPFLTAVVTFGLGAGLYREEDMFTQRPIPLKILDSLSGRIKRRTSAAKLSIILLPFVLVTELVAVAMLFAVPQSFSIPAILIAVAVIEELAKSLHLYAGFVHKKYARTVRNAIIVGSLSGLGFFIAEKLGLIVQLLGTDLPEVQQAAFATSGAPGEVSPLLAIALLLAPLALHAVTASASALGAVYSRRGYVVGLTAAIVIHLAYNLTVVTVLVG, translated from the coding sequence GTGCGGGCGAGGAAGGTCCTCCGCATCGCCCGCTGGGAGGTCACCAAGAATGCGGGCGGGATCGACCGCCGGACGGTCGCCATCGCAGCCGCGGCAATCGTGCTGGTCGGGGCGCTTGCACCACTCATCGCCAGCCAGGGGATCGCACTAGATCAAGGCATCTATCGGGTAGGCGTCGACGAAGCCAGCCCATATCACGACGTCGTGACCAACGAGTCGACGTTCGCCGTCCGCCCGCCGGACCCGGACGGCGTCGAGGACGGACGGCTCGACCTACAGATCGACGGTGAACGTATCGTCGAGACGGCAGACTCATCGAAGGGTCGAGCCGCACGATCAGAGCTGCGGAGTGCGACCCAGCGCTACAACGACGAGGTCATGGGTCGACAAGACAACCGGACAGCGGCCTTCCCCGTCTCAGTGTCGCTGCGCTACGTCGACCGGTCGGTGTCGACTGGCCCAACGGGCGGAGCTGACGGGACTGGTAGTGGTAGTGAGGACGGCACGGACGGAGACACGGGGAGTTCGGGATCCGGTAGGAGTAGCGGCGAGACGGGTTCCAGTGACAGCGGCAGTTCGGTCTCCGAAGGCGAGGGGGGCGGATCGCTGGGTGGCCTCGGCGGGCTGTTTGGTGGCCTCGGCGGCGGTGGAACGACCGGGTCGCCGTCGGACATCTCGCCGCCGTTCCCCTTCGGGTCGCTCGTGTTGGCGTTCGTGTTCGTCCTGCCGCTGAACTTCGTCATCCAGGCCTACGGGAGCACGATCCTCAGCGAGCGTATCAACCGACGGGGGGAACTGATGCTCGTCTCGCCGGTCTCGCGGGGGGACATCATCGCCGGAAAGACGCTGCCGTACTTCCTCGGTGCGATGGCCTTCGAGGTGCTGATCACGCTGGGATTGCTGGCGGTCGGGCCGTCGGCGGCGACAGGCTGGATCTCGCTGCTGGCGGTGATACCGCTGGTCCTGCTGTTCCTGGGGGCGACGTTCACCGGGGCGATGTTCGCCCGGTCGTTCAAGGAACTGACCTTCGTGACGGTGACGATCACGGTCGCGCTGACGAGTTACGCCTTCGTACCGGCGATTTTCACCGACGTGACACCGATCGCGCTCATCTCGCCGCTGACGCTGGTCGTCCGTGACCTCCAGGGTCAGGCAATCAGTCTCGTCGAGTTTACCTTCTCGACGTTGCCGCCGTTCCTGACGGCCGTCGTCACCTTCGGACTGGGTGCCGGACTCTACCGCGAGGAAGACATGTTCACCCAGCGGCCGATCCCGCTGAAGATACTCGATTCGCTCTCCGGGCGGATCAAACGTCGGACGAGCGCGGCGAAGCTCTCGATCATCCTGCTGCCCTTTGTGCTGGTCACGGAACTGGTTGCGGTCGCGATGCTGTTTGCCGTCCCGCAGTCGTTCTCGATCCCGGCGATCCTGATCGCAGTCGCTGTCATCGAGGAACTCGCAAAGAGTCTCCACCTTTATGCCGGGTTCGTCCACAAAAAGTACGCCCGGACGGTTCGGAACGCGATCATCGTCGGATCGCTGTCGGGACTCGGATTCTTCATCGCGGAGAAACTCGGTCTCATCGTCCAACTGCTCGGGACCGACCTCCCGGAAGTTCAACAGGCGGCCTTCGCCACGAGTGGGGCGCCCGGTGAGGTGTCGCCGTTGCTCGCCATCGCGCTATTGCTGGCACCGCTCGCGTTACACGCCGTGACGGCGAGTGCCTCGGCGCTCGGCGCGGTCTATAGCCGTCGAGGATACGTCGTCGGATTGACAGCGGCAATCGTGATTCATCTCGCGTACAACCTAACGGTGGTGACCGTCCTTGTCGGGTGA
- a CDS encoding ABC transporter permease — protein MTDVRLRIARRDVASLSREKTIVLALLIQLFIAAFSSFLVVGLTSLYDPGSVEAGGLEVGVSGDAAAELQEAAAEVDGVRPVQFGSYADAQAGFQRGRVDALLDGNTVNGTIQVTASIPEGSIRSTLAVVQIRSVLESLERTERSERAEWLTRQPVDLPPEENASPYFAFTYTVLVPLLLFLPPFISGSIAVDAITEEIERGTLELLRVAPVSLTDIVDGKALGMAVLAPLQAILWIVLLTLNGITIRNVLPLIALVSAAAVLVVVIGVVLGLVTAKRREAQLLYSIVVLGGFAAMALLPEHPATVAAKLAVGSATTVTTATVVGLVVAAVALYAAMRRYAGTIDPERY, from the coding sequence CTGACCGACGTTCGATTGCGGATCGCCCGCCGGGACGTCGCCTCCCTGTCCCGGGAGAAGACGATCGTCCTCGCACTGTTGATCCAGTTGTTCATCGCGGCGTTCTCGTCGTTCCTCGTCGTCGGGCTGACCTCGCTGTACGATCCCGGCTCGGTCGAAGCCGGGGGCCTCGAAGTCGGTGTGTCGGGCGACGCCGCCGCGGAACTCCAAGAGGCAGCGGCCGAGGTCGATGGCGTGCGACCGGTCCAGTTCGGAAGTTACGCCGACGCGCAGGCCGGCTTCCAGCGTGGCCGGGTGGATGCACTGCTCGACGGAAACACGGTCAACGGGACGATACAGGTGACGGCGTCGATCCCGGAAGGCAGTATCCGCTCGACGCTGGCGGTGGTTCAGATCCGCTCCGTCCTGGAGAGCCTGGAGCGAACCGAGCGGAGCGAGCGAGCCGAGTGGCTGACGCGCCAGCCGGTCGACCTGCCGCCCGAAGAAAATGCCAGTCCGTACTTCGCGTTCACCTACACGGTGCTCGTCCCGCTGCTGTTGTTCCTGCCGCCCTTTATCAGCGGGTCCATCGCGGTCGACGCCATCACCGAAGAGATCGAACGTGGGACGCTGGAACTCCTGCGCGTCGCGCCCGTCTCGCTCACGGACATCGTCGACGGGAAGGCCCTCGGGATGGCGGTGCTAGCGCCGTTGCAGGCGATCCTCTGGATCGTGCTGCTCACGCTCAACGGGATCACGATCCGGAACGTCCTCCCCCTGATCGCTCTCGTCTCGGCGGCGGCAGTGCTGGTCGTCGTGATCGGCGTCGTGTTGGGGCTGGTGACGGCAAAGCGCCGCGAGGCCCAGTTGCTGTACTCGATCGTAGTGCTTGGCGGGTTCGCCGCGATGGCGTTGCTGCCCGAACATCCCGCGACCGTGGCGGCGAAACTCGCCGTCGGAAGTGCGACGACGGTGACGACCGCGACGGTCGTCGGTCTGGTCGTCGCGGCGGTCGCCCTCTACGCGGCGATGCGACGCTACGCCGGGACCATCGACCCCGAGCGATACTGA
- a CDS encoding radical SAM protein encodes MSGDHPYGERSQAGSNGHPESSIEGHPGGQPGSSDSGHPGGHPGTRNYDERPLIVTWEVTQACELECDHCRAEAQPDRDPAELSTAEGQAFIDSIADFGHPQPILVFSGGDPLERPDLLELLDHADDRDVTTAVTPAPTENLTGDVIGQLADTGVERIALSLDGATPQTHDEFRGEEGSFTRVEQAARQAREAGMEIQINTTVTANTVEDLPEIADMVEEFDAAMWEVFFLVPIGRGEELAQLDPERTVEVMEWLYRRGREASYRVITVESPHYRRVADELERRESGEGVRVGSTRAGKGFVFVSYEGEVYPSGFLPESAGNVTERSLVDIYRNADLFERLRDTDQFVGSCGTCEYLDICGGSRSRAHAVTGNPLASDPLCPWVEQVRDVV; translated from the coding sequence ATGTCAGGGGATCACCCGTACGGCGAGCGATCGCAAGCAGGCTCGAACGGTCACCCAGAGTCCTCAATCGAAGGCCATCCCGGTGGTCAGCCCGGCTCGTCGGACAGCGGCCATCCGGGTGGCCATCCCGGAACCCGGAACTACGACGAGCGGCCACTGATCGTCACCTGGGAGGTGACCCAGGCCTGTGAACTCGAGTGTGACCACTGCCGGGCTGAGGCTCAGCCCGACCGCGATCCGGCCGAACTCTCGACGGCGGAGGGACAGGCGTTCATCGACTCGATCGCGGACTTCGGCCACCCCCAGCCCATCCTGGTGTTTTCCGGCGGCGACCCGCTAGAGCGGCCGGATCTCTTGGAGTTGCTCGATCACGCCGACGATCGGGACGTGACGACGGCCGTCACGCCGGCACCGACGGAAAATCTGACCGGGGACGTAATCGGACAATTGGCCGACACCGGCGTCGAGCGGATCGCGCTCTCGCTGGACGGCGCGACACCCCAGACCCACGACGAGTTCCGTGGCGAGGAGGGATCGTTCACCCGCGTCGAGCAGGCCGCCCGGCAGGCCCGCGAGGCGGGCATGGAGATCCAGATCAACACGACCGTCACCGCGAACACCGTCGAGGACCTGCCCGAGATCGCCGACATGGTCGAGGAATTCGACGCCGCGATGTGGGAGGTGTTTTTCCTCGTGCCGATCGGCCGCGGCGAGGAGCTGGCCCAACTCGATCCCGAACGAACAGTCGAGGTGATGGAGTGGCTCTACCGCCGCGGCCGTGAGGCTTCCTATCGAGTGATTACCGTCGAATCGCCACATTATCGACGTGTCGCGGACGAACTCGAACGGCGGGAGTCCGGCGAGGGCGTTCGCGTCGGCTCGACGCGGGCCGGCAAAGGCTTCGTGTTCGTCAGCTACGAGGGAGAGGTCTATCCGTCGGGCTTTCTCCCCGAAAGCGCCGGGAACGTCACCGAACGGAGTCTGGTGGACATCTACCGGAACGCCGATCTCTTCGAGCGACTCCGCGATACGGACCAGTTCGTCGGCTCCTGCGGGACGTGTGAGTATCTGGACATCTGTGGCGGGTCACGTTCGCGGGCACATGCGGTGACGGGAAATCCGCTTGCGAGCGATCCGCTGTGTCCGTGGGTCGAACAGGTTCGAGACGTCGTCTGA